The proteins below come from a single Carnobacterium divergens DSM 20623 genomic window:
- the truA gene encoding tRNA pseudouridine(38-40) synthase TruA: MKTTRYKVTLQYDGTHFAGFQIQPKCRTVQGEIEKALKTMTKGTVIKIQASGRTDAGVHALGQVIHFDYPSEIPPANMLRALNSLTTDEIAFIEAEIVDDQFHARYFTNGKRYQYRVNISKVADPFLRDYTLHHPYPIHMEYLEAALKDIVGTHDFTSFCAVKSGRENKVRTIYEATVTKDETRDELIFEFYGNGFLYNMVRILIGTLMQIANGRRPVTDMKRIIEAKDRQQAGPTALPHGLYLKKVYYLNAAEIAEKIAEKEAWDRQKELSENGD, encoded by the coding sequence ATGAAAACAACACGCTATAAAGTAACTCTTCAATATGATGGCACGCATTTTGCTGGTTTTCAGATTCAACCAAAGTGTCGAACGGTTCAAGGAGAAATCGAAAAAGCTTTAAAAACCATGACGAAAGGCACTGTCATCAAAATCCAAGCGTCGGGTAGAACAGATGCTGGTGTCCATGCATTAGGGCAGGTGATTCACTTTGACTATCCTAGTGAGATTCCACCAGCTAATATGCTTCGGGCTTTAAATAGCTTAACAACAGATGAAATTGCCTTTATAGAAGCAGAGATTGTGGACGATCAGTTTCATGCCCGCTACTTTACAAATGGTAAAAGATACCAGTATCGAGTCAATATCAGCAAAGTTGCTGATCCATTTTTAAGAGATTATACGTTACACCATCCCTACCCCATTCATATGGAGTATTTAGAAGCAGCGTTAAAGGACATTGTAGGAACTCATGATTTCACAAGTTTTTGTGCGGTGAAAAGTGGACGTGAAAATAAAGTTAGAACAATCTATGAAGCAACCGTAACGAAAGATGAAACGCGTGATGAATTGATTTTTGAATTTTATGGCAATGGCTTTTTATACAATATGGTTCGGATTTTAATAGGGACGTTGATGCAAATTGCAAACGGACGTCGACCTGTCACAGATATGAAACGCATCATTGAAGCAAAAGACCGACAACAAGCAGGGCCGACAGCCTTGCCCCATGGACTCTATTTAAAAAAAGTATATTATTTGAATGCTGCTGAAATCGCTGAAAAAATTGCTGAAAAGGAAGCTTGGGATCGACAAAAGGAGCTGAGTGAAAATGGAGATTAG
- a CDS encoding GNAT family N-acetyltransferase, with protein sequence MEIRLSLVEDYPGMVAIENSIWNDLNTPSVTTYNSVAEFQLRYPTGSHLVAVENGEVLGLLGFHPPTGLAAHQRTWLLDIGVLPSAQGRGVGNFLVSKLKELAKERGIHKLSLRVLGTNEGAIRFYKRHGFVEEGVLKDEFWIKDRYVEDVFMGYLLNK encoded by the coding sequence ATGGAGATTAGATTAAGTTTAGTAGAAGATTACCCCGGAATGGTAGCCATTGAAAATAGTATTTGGAACGATTTAAACACGCCATCTGTGACGACCTATAATAGTGTTGCTGAATTTCAACTGCGCTATCCTACTGGCTCACATTTAGTTGCAGTTGAAAATGGGGAGGTCTTAGGTTTGTTAGGCTTTCATCCCCCAACAGGCTTAGCAGCGCATCAAAGAACCTGGTTGCTAGACATTGGCGTTTTGCCAAGCGCGCAAGGTAGAGGTGTAGGGAATTTTCTGGTGTCAAAGCTTAAAGAACTTGCTAAAGAACGCGGCATTCATAAGTTATCACTGCGGGTATTAGGGACGAACGAAGGAGCAATTCGTTTTTATAAACGTCATGGATTTGTTGAAGAGGGCGTTTTAAAAGATGAATTTTGGATCAAGGATCGATATGTAGAGGATGTCTTTATGGGGTATTTAC
- a CDS encoding energy-coupling factor transporter transmembrane component T family protein — protein sequence MMDKLIFGRYIPGDSIIHRLDPRAKLLASFYFIGIIFLANNWQTYLFLFAFTMATIALSKIKYKFFINGVKPLIWLILFTVVLQVLFSRGGEVYFEWGPIVISQFGLLNGVFIFCRFVLIIFMSTLLTLTTAPLALTDAIEFLLRPLNVVKFPVHEIALMLSIALRFVPTLMDETEKIMNAQRARGVDFGEGNVFQQMKSIVPLLVPLFVSSFNRAEELATAMEARGYQGGEGRTKYRLLKWKRNDTLVILVYAVVTVLLVYLRT from the coding sequence ATGATGGACAAACTGATTTTTGGTCGTTATATACCTGGGGATTCGATTATTCATCGTTTAGACCCGCGAGCAAAATTACTAGCAAGTTTTTACTTTATTGGTATTATCTTTTTAGCAAACAATTGGCAAACATATTTATTTTTATTTGCCTTTACAATGGCAACAATCGCTCTTTCTAAAATCAAGTATAAGTTTTTTATTAACGGCGTAAAACCACTAATTTGGTTAATCTTGTTTACCGTTGTCTTACAAGTTTTATTTAGCCGAGGTGGTGAAGTCTACTTTGAGTGGGGACCAATCGTCATCTCACAATTTGGGTTGTTAAACGGTGTATTTATCTTCTGTCGTTTTGTGTTGATTATTTTTATGTCGACCTTATTGACGTTAACTACGGCGCCTTTAGCATTAACCGATGCGATTGAATTTTTATTACGCCCATTAAATGTAGTTAAATTTCCAGTGCATGAAATTGCGTTAATGCTATCGATAGCATTGCGATTTGTTCCGACATTGATGGATGAAACGGAAAAAATTATGAACGCTCAACGGGCTCGTGGAGTTGATTTTGGTGAAGGCAATGTCTTCCAACAAATGAAATCCATCGTCCCATTACTAGTCCCGCTTTTTGTCAGTTCCTTTAACCGCGCGGAAGAGCTTGCAACAGCAATGGAGGCTCGAGGCTATCAAGGTGGGGAAGGTCGAACCAAATATCGCTTACTAAAATGGAAACGCAATGATACACTCGTAATTTTAGTATACGCAGTGGTAACTGTTTTACTTGTATATTTAAGAACTTAA